A single Entelurus aequoreus isolate RoL-2023_Sb linkage group LG11, RoL_Eaeq_v1.1, whole genome shotgun sequence DNA region contains:
- the LOC133659710 gene encoding upstream stimulatory factor 2 isoform X3, translating to MDMLEHSLDTASQDKQEEDGQASEDGTDEQTAVTIASVQQASAFGDHNIQYQFRAEGGQVTYRVVQVTDPNLEGRDDGGGAVSVVSAAAFSGTPQAVAQAVIQNPFSNGGSPAGEAVGGGGGGEARFAYFPATAVSDGTVSVQAAAADPTLTQAGGQFYVMMTPPDVIQTGASRSIAPRTQPFPAKMDGPRTPRDERRRAQHNEVERRRRDKINNWIVTLSKIIPDCNMDSTKTGALSSQSKGGILSKACDYIRELRQSNQRLQESLKEVERIQVDNELCRQQIEELKNENALLRAQLQQHGIDMVGETPPQ from the exons ATGGATATGCTGGAACACAGTCTGGACACAGCcag CCAAGATAAACAAGAAGAAGACGGGCAGGCATCTGAAG ACGGAACCGACGAGCAGACGGCTGTCACGATAGCCAGCGTACAGCAGGCCTCAGCGTTTGGGGATCACAACATACAATACCAGTTCCGTGCAGAGGGCGGACAG GTGACATACCGTGTTGTCCAGGTTACTGACCCGAACCTCGAGGGACGAGATGACGGCGGAGGGGCGGTGAGCGTGGTGTCCGCAGCTGCCTTCAGTGGCACTCCTCAGGCTGTCGCTCAG GCTGTGATCCAAAACCCTTTCAGTAATGGAGGAAGCCCGGCAGGGGAGGCGgtagggggaggaggaggaggggaggCGCGCTTCGCCTACTTCCCCGCCACGGCGGTAAGCGACGGCACCGTGTCCGTGCAGGCCGCCGCTGCCGACCCTACGCTCACGCAGGCGGGAG GCCAGTTCTACGTGATGATGACCCCACCTGATGTCATTCAGACGGGCGCCTCGCGAAGCATCGCCCCGCGCACGCAGCCTTTTCCTGC GAAAATGGATGGCCCTCGAACGCCGCGAGATGAAAGGAGAAGAGCGCAACATAATGAAG TTGAGAGGCGGCGGAGGGACAAAATCAACAACTGGATTGTGACGCTGTCCAAAATCATCCCTGATTGCAACATGGACAGCACCAAAACTGGAGCA CTCTCCTCGCAGAGCAAGGGCGGCATTCTGTCCAAAGCATGCGACTACATTCGAGAGCTGAGGCAGAGCAACCAGCGGCTGCAAGAGAGTCTGAAGGAGGTGGAGAGGATCCAGGTGGACAATGAGCTGTGCAGGCAGCAG ATCGAGGAACTGAAGAATGAGAACGCTTTGTTGAGAGCGCAGCTCCAGCAGCACGGCATCGACATGGTCGGGGAGACGCCGCCGCAGTGA
- the LOC133659710 gene encoding upstream stimulatory factor 2 isoform X1 produces MDMLEHSLDTASQDKQEEDGQASEDGTDEQTAVTIASVQQASAFGDHNIQYQFRAEGGQVTYRVVQVTDPNLEGRDDGGGAVSVVSAAAFSGTPQAVAQAVIQNPFSNGGSPAGEAVGGGGGGEARFAYFPATAVSDGTVSVQAAAADPTLTQAGGQFYVMMTPPDVIQTGASRSIAPRTQPFPAAESEALRHEGLNWKMDGPRTPRDERRRAQHNEVERRRRDKINNWIVTLSKIIPDCNMDSTKTGALSSQSKGGILSKACDYIRELRQSNQRLQESLKEVERIQVDNELCRQQIEELKNENALLRAQLQQHGIDMVGETPPQ; encoded by the exons ATGGATATGCTGGAACACAGTCTGGACACAGCcag CCAAGATAAACAAGAAGAAGACGGGCAGGCATCTGAAG ACGGAACCGACGAGCAGACGGCTGTCACGATAGCCAGCGTACAGCAGGCCTCAGCGTTTGGGGATCACAACATACAATACCAGTTCCGTGCAGAGGGCGGACAG GTGACATACCGTGTTGTCCAGGTTACTGACCCGAACCTCGAGGGACGAGATGACGGCGGAGGGGCGGTGAGCGTGGTGTCCGCAGCTGCCTTCAGTGGCACTCCTCAGGCTGTCGCTCAG GCTGTGATCCAAAACCCTTTCAGTAATGGAGGAAGCCCGGCAGGGGAGGCGgtagggggaggaggaggaggggaggCGCGCTTCGCCTACTTCCCCGCCACGGCGGTAAGCGACGGCACCGTGTCCGTGCAGGCCGCCGCTGCCGACCCTACGCTCACGCAGGCGGGAG GCCAGTTCTACGTGATGATGACCCCACCTGATGTCATTCAGACGGGCGCCTCGCGAAGCATCGCCCCGCGCACGCAGCCTTTTCCTGC AGCTGAAAGCGAGGCGCTGCGACACGAAGGTTTAAACTG GAAAATGGATGGCCCTCGAACGCCGCGAGATGAAAGGAGAAGAGCGCAACATAATGAAG TTGAGAGGCGGCGGAGGGACAAAATCAACAACTGGATTGTGACGCTGTCCAAAATCATCCCTGATTGCAACATGGACAGCACCAAAACTGGAGCA CTCTCCTCGCAGAGCAAGGGCGGCATTCTGTCCAAAGCATGCGACTACATTCGAGAGCTGAGGCAGAGCAACCAGCGGCTGCAAGAGAGTCTGAAGGAGGTGGAGAGGATCCAGGTGGACAATGAGCTGTGCAGGCAGCAG ATCGAGGAACTGAAGAATGAGAACGCTTTGTTGAGAGCGCAGCTCCAGCAGCACGGCATCGACATGGTCGGGGAGACGCCGCCGCAGTGA
- the LOC133659710 gene encoding upstream stimulatory factor 2 isoform X4, giving the protein MDMLEHSLDTASQDKQEEDGQASEDGTDEQTAVTIASVQQASAFGDHNIQYQFRAEGGQVTYRVVQVTDPNLEGRDDGGGAVSVVSAAAFSGTPQAVAQAVIQNPFSNGGSPAGEAVGGGGGGEARFAYFPATAVSDGTVSVQAAAADPTLTQAGGQFYVMMTPPDVIQTGASRSIAPRTQPFPAKMDGPRTPRDERRRAQHNEVERRRRDKINNWIVTLSKIIPDCNMDSTKTGASKGGILSKACDYIRELRQSNQRLQESLKEVERIQVDNELCRQQIEELKNENALLRAQLQQHGIDMVGETPPQ; this is encoded by the exons ATGGATATGCTGGAACACAGTCTGGACACAGCcag CCAAGATAAACAAGAAGAAGACGGGCAGGCATCTGAAG ACGGAACCGACGAGCAGACGGCTGTCACGATAGCCAGCGTACAGCAGGCCTCAGCGTTTGGGGATCACAACATACAATACCAGTTCCGTGCAGAGGGCGGACAG GTGACATACCGTGTTGTCCAGGTTACTGACCCGAACCTCGAGGGACGAGATGACGGCGGAGGGGCGGTGAGCGTGGTGTCCGCAGCTGCCTTCAGTGGCACTCCTCAGGCTGTCGCTCAG GCTGTGATCCAAAACCCTTTCAGTAATGGAGGAAGCCCGGCAGGGGAGGCGgtagggggaggaggaggaggggaggCGCGCTTCGCCTACTTCCCCGCCACGGCGGTAAGCGACGGCACCGTGTCCGTGCAGGCCGCCGCTGCCGACCCTACGCTCACGCAGGCGGGAG GCCAGTTCTACGTGATGATGACCCCACCTGATGTCATTCAGACGGGCGCCTCGCGAAGCATCGCCCCGCGCACGCAGCCTTTTCCTGC GAAAATGGATGGCCCTCGAACGCCGCGAGATGAAAGGAGAAGAGCGCAACATAATGAAG TTGAGAGGCGGCGGAGGGACAAAATCAACAACTGGATTGTGACGCTGTCCAAAATCATCCCTGATTGCAACATGGACAGCACCAAAACTGGAGCA AGCAAGGGCGGCATTCTGTCCAAAGCATGCGACTACATTCGAGAGCTGAGGCAGAGCAACCAGCGGCTGCAAGAGAGTCTGAAGGAGGTGGAGAGGATCCAGGTGGACAATGAGCTGTGCAGGCAGCAG ATCGAGGAACTGAAGAATGAGAACGCTTTGTTGAGAGCGCAGCTCCAGCAGCACGGCATCGACATGGTCGGGGAGACGCCGCCGCAGTGA
- the LOC133659710 gene encoding upstream stimulatory factor 2 isoform X2 has translation MDMLEHSLDTASQDKQEEDGQASEDGTDEQTAVTIASVQQASAFGDHNIQYQFRAEGGQVTYRVVQVTDPNLEGRDDGGGAVSVVSAAAFSGTPQAVAQAVIQNPFSNGGSPAGEAVGGGGGGEARFAYFPATAVSDGTVSVQAAAADPTLTQAGGQFYVMMTPPDVIQTGASRSIAPRTQPFPAAESEALRHEGLNWKMDGPRTPRDERRRAQHNEVERRRRDKINNWIVTLSKIIPDCNMDSTKTGASKGGILSKACDYIRELRQSNQRLQESLKEVERIQVDNELCRQQIEELKNENALLRAQLQQHGIDMVGETPPQ, from the exons ATGGATATGCTGGAACACAGTCTGGACACAGCcag CCAAGATAAACAAGAAGAAGACGGGCAGGCATCTGAAG ACGGAACCGACGAGCAGACGGCTGTCACGATAGCCAGCGTACAGCAGGCCTCAGCGTTTGGGGATCACAACATACAATACCAGTTCCGTGCAGAGGGCGGACAG GTGACATACCGTGTTGTCCAGGTTACTGACCCGAACCTCGAGGGACGAGATGACGGCGGAGGGGCGGTGAGCGTGGTGTCCGCAGCTGCCTTCAGTGGCACTCCTCAGGCTGTCGCTCAG GCTGTGATCCAAAACCCTTTCAGTAATGGAGGAAGCCCGGCAGGGGAGGCGgtagggggaggaggaggaggggaggCGCGCTTCGCCTACTTCCCCGCCACGGCGGTAAGCGACGGCACCGTGTCCGTGCAGGCCGCCGCTGCCGACCCTACGCTCACGCAGGCGGGAG GCCAGTTCTACGTGATGATGACCCCACCTGATGTCATTCAGACGGGCGCCTCGCGAAGCATCGCCCCGCGCACGCAGCCTTTTCCTGC AGCTGAAAGCGAGGCGCTGCGACACGAAGGTTTAAACTG GAAAATGGATGGCCCTCGAACGCCGCGAGATGAAAGGAGAAGAGCGCAACATAATGAAG TTGAGAGGCGGCGGAGGGACAAAATCAACAACTGGATTGTGACGCTGTCCAAAATCATCCCTGATTGCAACATGGACAGCACCAAAACTGGAGCA AGCAAGGGCGGCATTCTGTCCAAAGCATGCGACTACATTCGAGAGCTGAGGCAGAGCAACCAGCGGCTGCAAGAGAGTCTGAAGGAGGTGGAGAGGATCCAGGTGGACAATGAGCTGTGCAGGCAGCAG ATCGAGGAACTGAAGAATGAGAACGCTTTGTTGAGAGCGCAGCTCCAGCAGCACGGCATCGACATGGTCGGGGAGACGCCGCCGCAGTGA